A single genomic interval of Bacillota bacterium harbors:
- the proS gene encoding proline--tRNA ligase, translating into MPKEGITPRSQDYSQWYLDIVEKAELADYSAVRGCMVIRPHGYAIWELIQREVDQRIKATGHVNAYFPLFIPMSFLQKEAEHVEGFAPEVAVVTHGGGEPLAEPLVVRPTSEAIIGHSFAKWIKSWRDLPLLINQWANVVRWEMRTRPFLRTLEFLWQEGHTAHATEQEAEEETLRILHEVYADFAEKVMALPVLRGRKTEKEKFAGALRTYAIEAMMQDGRALQAGTSHNLGQNFARAFEIMYQTPDNRQEYVWTTSWGVSTRLIGALIMAHSDDEGLVLPPKLAPVQVVIVPIYKSDAERSAVLECSHRLKEQLAERFRVKLDDRDEVTPGFKFNEWEVRGVPVRVEVGPRDVQQGTVALARRDMPGREGKTFVPQEGLPEQVSQLLDTIHQRLYDRALRFREDHTVEVTSFEELKEAIETGFARAYWAGSREDEDRVQAETRATIRVIPFQQPEKAGRCILTGKETTQQVIFARAY; encoded by the coding sequence ATGCCCAAAGAAGGCATTACGCCCCGCTCACAGGACTACTCGCAATGGTATCTGGACATTGTGGAGAAGGCGGAGCTGGCGGACTATTCTGCCGTGCGTGGCTGTATGGTGATTCGCCCGCATGGCTACGCGATATGGGAGCTGATTCAGCGCGAGGTGGACCAGCGCATCAAGGCGACAGGGCACGTCAACGCCTATTTTCCGCTGTTCATCCCCATGAGCTTCCTGCAGAAAGAGGCAGAGCACGTGGAGGGCTTCGCCCCCGAGGTGGCTGTGGTGACACACGGCGGCGGAGAGCCGCTCGCCGAGCCGCTGGTAGTGCGCCCGACCTCAGAGGCGATTATCGGGCACAGCTTCGCCAAGTGGATTAAGTCGTGGCGCGACCTGCCCCTGCTGATTAACCAGTGGGCAAACGTGGTTCGCTGGGAGATGCGCACGCGCCCCTTCCTGCGGACGCTGGAGTTCCTCTGGCAGGAGGGACACACGGCGCACGCCACAGAACAGGAGGCAGAAGAGGAAACCCTGCGCATCCTGCATGAGGTGTACGCCGACTTCGCCGAGAAGGTGATGGCTCTGCCCGTGCTGCGTGGGCGCAAAACGGAGAAGGAGAAGTTCGCAGGCGCACTGCGCACCTATGCCATCGAGGCGATGATGCAGGACGGACGTGCCCTGCAAGCGGGAACCTCGCACAACCTGGGGCAGAACTTCGCCCGCGCGTTCGAGATTATGTACCAGACGCCGGACAACCGCCAGGAGTATGTGTGGACCACCTCATGGGGAGTGTCGACGCGGTTGATCGGCGCGCTCATCATGGCGCACTCCGACGACGAAGGGCTGGTGCTGCCGCCGAAGCTTGCCCCGGTGCAGGTGGTCATCGTGCCCATCTACAAGAGCGATGCCGAGCGGTCGGCCGTGCTGGAATGCTCGCATCGCCTGAAGGAGCAGCTGGCAGAGCGATTCCGCGTCAAGCTGGACGACCGCGACGAGGTCACACCGGGTTTCAAGTTCAACGAGTGGGAGGTGCGTGGCGTGCCCGTGCGTGTGGAGGTCGGTCCGCGCGATGTGCAGCAGGGTACCGTCGCGCTGGCACGGCGTGACATGCCGGGACGAGAGGGCAAAACCTTCGTGCCGCAGGAGGGACTGCCGGAGCAGGTCAGCCAGCTGCTCGACACCATTCACCAGAGACTGTACGACCGTGCCCTGCGCTTCCGCGAAGACCACACGGTGGAGGTCACCAGTTTCGAAGAGCTGAAGGAGGCTATAGAGACCGGCTTCGCACGGGCATACTGGGCAGGCAGCCGCGAAGATGAAGACCGCGTGCAGGCGGAGACCCGCGCGACCATCCGCGTCATCCCCTTCCAGCAGCCCGAAAAGGCGGGCAGGTGCATCCTGACGGGCAAAGAGACCACCCAGCAGGTCATCTTCGCACGGGCGTACTGA
- a CDS encoding ParB/RepB/Spo0J family partition protein, whose translation MAVEVRMIPVSQIVEDPDQPRREMDPESLQGLADSLRQHGMLQPIVVKPLHHVNMYQIVIGERRWRAAQMAGLYEIPCIVREVDPEEALTDQLIENLQREDLRPIDRARALQAAKTRLGLSNRDLASRLGISERMVGYMLELLELPEAIAEQVVSRPNRPAEGAITEKHARFLKQLNEMPELQAQVAEKIKSDRLSTDETAKLVKALRMSPERAEELLRGSAPDWAEWTTPELPPLPEEDTHAAVSPTVTASSSAASAAAITASSRPADVVRQAIELLGDLEPSAMSPEQRVETVEVLRSLLIVAETLIDQLMEQ comes from the coding sequence ATGGCAGTCGAAGTGCGCATGATACCCGTTTCGCAAATCGTGGAGGACCCCGATCAGCCCCGTCGGGAGATGGATCCCGAGAGCCTGCAGGGGCTGGCAGACAGCCTTCGGCAGCACGGCATGTTACAACCGATTGTGGTGAAGCCTTTGCACCACGTGAACATGTACCAAATTGTCATCGGCGAGCGTCGCTGGCGGGCGGCGCAGATGGCGGGACTGTATGAAATCCCCTGCATCGTACGCGAGGTGGACCCCGAGGAGGCACTCACCGACCAGCTGATTGAGAACCTGCAGCGCGAAGACCTGCGTCCTATCGACCGCGCCCGCGCCCTGCAGGCAGCAAAGACACGTCTGGGGCTTTCCAATCGCGACTTAGCCAGCCGACTGGGCATCAGCGAGCGCATGGTGGGCTACATGCTGGAGCTGCTGGAGCTGCCCGAGGCGATTGCCGAGCAGGTGGTCTCCCGTCCAAACCGACCCGCCGAGGGCGCGATTACCGAGAAACACGCCCGCTTCCTGAAACAGCTGAACGAGATGCCGGAACTGCAGGCGCAGGTCGCAGAGAAAATCAAGAGCGACCGTTTAAGCACCGACGAGACCGCCAAACTGGTGAAGGCGCTGCGCATGTCGCCAGAGCGTGCCGAGGAGCTTCTGCGGGGTTCTGCGCCCGACTGGGCGGAGTGGACCACTCCCGAATTGCCTCCACTGCCTGAAGAGGACACCCACGCCGCAGTCTCACCCACAGTGACAGCCTCGTCATCTGCGGCTTCCGCAGCGGCGATCACGGCTTCATCGCGACCCGCCGACGTGGTGCGCCAGGCTATCGAGCTGCTGGGTGATCTGGAACCCTCTGCAATGAGCCCCGAACAACGCGTCGAGACTGTGGAGGTGCTGCGTTCCCTGCTGATTGTGGCGGAGACGCTCATCGACCAGCTGATGGAGCAGTAG
- a CDS encoding GIY-YIG nuclease family protein, whose product MFQFDAIPNERGVYQLVLFLPEDITLRVGALGVFRFPAGRYVYTGSALGGLRRRLARHLRTQKRLRWHIDYLMRHAVVEDVRLFLGGGRSECALNRQTLALPAARVIARGFGSSECHCPTHLVYLGQDGCLPAPNE is encoded by the coding sequence ATGTTCCAATTTGATGCCATACCCAATGAGCGTGGGGTATATCAACTGGTGCTGTTTCTGCCGGAAGACATCACCCTGCGAGTGGGTGCGCTGGGGGTCTTTCGATTTCCCGCAGGCAGATATGTATACACGGGCAGTGCGCTGGGAGGCTTGCGGAGGCGCCTCGCCCGCCACCTGCGCACACAGAAACGCCTGCGCTGGCATATCGACTACCTGATGCGACATGCTGTGGTCGAAGACGTTCGCCTCTTTCTTGGCGGTGGGCGAAGCGAGTGTGCCCTCAATCGGCAAACTCTCGCCCTGCCTGCTGCCCGGGTGATAGCGCGTGGCTTCGGCTCGAGCGAATGTCATTGCCCGACGCATCTGGTGTATCTGGGGCAGGATGGCTGCCTGCCCGCGCCTAACGAGTAA
- a CDS encoding DUF4091 domain-containing protein — translation MFCTALIACLPVAANLADQPLCQVWVASAMQKVFQDEAPPGSAEKVLRLSAARGEREAAQIVLRPSHKAQLVNVKVSDLQAGRGVRLGAEAIAIYRVAYIHLPAHGRKYPDPLPPLRLPVDLEPNQNQPLWVSIEVPRDARPGQYRGEIELEMTGGERHLIPIQLRVWSFEIPLKPSMRTAFGLWGDGIARHHGVSSQSGSHRKLMQRYWELLVSRRISPFSIPVDIFSPEAGKYLSDPRLTSFIIPYSDDEAQLRRTVDHLRQGGWLEKGYFYVVDEPVTREQYDRLVEVCQRIQRIDPSLKIVSPYFRNPDFDPEKRPEVLLDGQVNIWCPVTPFFQPDLLRERQQRGEEVWWYVCCGPGKPYANFFVDMDGIDHRILFWQQKMFGVQGLLYWNTIWWDPNSTQDPWEDIATVKNINPQVYGDGSLVYPGKRAGVYGPVTSIRLELICDGTEDYEYLTLYEKEFGATATQEAIRELTRSLTEFEKDPKRLEAVRERIARALDARHSRR, via the coding sequence GTGTTTTGCACAGCACTGATAGCCTGTTTGCCCGTAGCCGCTAACCTGGCAGACCAGCCCCTTTGTCAGGTATGGGTGGCGTCCGCCATGCAGAAGGTCTTTCAGGACGAGGCCCCTCCTGGTTCTGCCGAAAAGGTTTTGCGTCTGTCCGCCGCGCGGGGCGAACGAGAGGCAGCGCAAATCGTACTGCGCCCCTCACACAAGGCACAGCTGGTCAATGTCAAAGTGAGCGACCTTCAAGCCGGTAGAGGTGTTCGTCTGGGGGCAGAGGCGATAGCTATCTACCGGGTGGCGTACATCCATCTACCCGCACACGGTCGCAAATACCCGGACCCTCTACCACCCTTGCGATTGCCCGTGGATCTGGAACCGAATCAGAACCAGCCTCTGTGGGTAAGCATTGAGGTGCCCCGTGACGCCCGTCCCGGGCAGTATCGCGGTGAGATAGAACTGGAAATGACCGGAGGCGAACGACACCTCATACCGATACAACTGCGGGTGTGGAGCTTTGAAATCCCGCTGAAGCCGTCGATGCGTACCGCTTTCGGGCTGTGGGGCGATGGTATTGCCCGTCACCATGGAGTGTCATCCCAGAGCGGTTCACACCGCAAGCTAATGCAGCGATACTGGGAACTGCTGGTGTCGCGCCGAATCTCGCCCTTCTCGATACCGGTGGACATCTTCTCGCCGGAGGCGGGGAAATATCTGAGCGACCCGCGCCTGACCAGCTTCATCATCCCCTATAGCGACGACGAGGCGCAGCTGCGCCGAACCGTAGACCATCTGAGGCAGGGCGGTTGGCTGGAGAAGGGATACTTCTACGTGGTGGATGAGCCTGTCACCCGCGAACAGTATGACCGCCTTGTGGAGGTCTGTCAGCGCATTCAAAGGATAGACCCCTCTTTGAAAATCGTTTCGCCCTATTTTCGCAATCCCGACTTCGACCCCGAAAAGCGACCAGAGGTACTGCTGGACGGGCAGGTCAACATCTGGTGCCCTGTCACACCCTTCTTCCAGCCCGACCTGCTGCGGGAGCGTCAGCAACGGGGGGAGGAGGTGTGGTGGTATGTCTGCTGCGGACCGGGCAAACCCTATGCCAACTTCTTCGTGGATATGGATGGGATTGACCATCGCATCCTCTTCTGGCAGCAGAAGATGTTTGGGGTACAGGGATTGCTCTACTGGAACACCATCTGGTGGGACCCCAACAGCACGCAAGACCCCTGGGAAGACATTGCAACCGTCAAAAACATTAACCCGCAGGTGTATGGCGACGGCTCACTGGTGTACCCGGGCAAGCGGGCAGGTGTGTATGGTCCTGTGACCTCCATTCGTCTCGAGCTCATCTGCGATGGGACAGAGGACTATGAATATCTCACGCTCTATGAGAAGGAGTTCGGTGCCACCGCGACGCAGGAGGCGATTCGGGAGCTGACCCGCAGCCTCACAGAGTTTGAGAAGGACCCGAAGAGGCTCGAGGCAGTACGCGAGCGGATAGCACGCGCCCTTGACGCCAGGCACTCTCGCAGGTGA
- a CDS encoding NUDIX domain-containing protein → MASVKFPTVRWHEKVVTFRPRRTWRGLQPVHAVLLFAFFGDRVVLSDIEGRGWSVPSGHLQEGETPEQAIRREAQEEAGIVLNKLEPLGVYLLQEADGTRWYAPVFIGEVAHFMAIPDSSESHGVLLIPPEDVQEVYHLWDPLIAQVFQFALSQYRKRFRPGVPLREIYGQFARVQPMPENDAMTL, encoded by the coding sequence ATGGCTTCCGTCAAGTTCCCAACCGTACGCTGGCATGAGAAGGTGGTCACGTTTCGCCCGCGCCGCACGTGGCGGGGTCTGCAGCCGGTGCACGCGGTTTTGTTGTTCGCTTTCTTCGGTGACAGAGTCGTGCTCAGCGACATCGAGGGGCGCGGCTGGAGTGTGCCCAGTGGTCATCTGCAGGAAGGGGAAACGCCGGAGCAAGCCATCCGCCGCGAGGCGCAGGAAGAGGCTGGCATCGTGTTAAATAAATTGGAGCCGTTGGGCGTCTACCTGCTGCAGGAGGCGGACGGCACCCGCTGGTACGCGCCGGTGTTCATCGGAGAGGTGGCGCACTTCATGGCGATACCGGACAGTAGCGAGTCGCATGGGGTGCTGTTAATACCTCCTGAGGATGTGCAGGAGGTGTATCATCTCTGGGACCCGTTGATAGCGCAGGTATTCCAGTTCGCCCTATCGCAATACCGCAAACGGTTCCGCCCCGGTGTGCCGTTACGTGAGATTTACGGGCAGTTCGCCCGCGTACAACCCATGCCCGAAAACGACGCCATGACACTCTAA